The Calditrichota bacterium genome includes a region encoding these proteins:
- a CDS encoding FAD-binding oxidoreductase, which produces MMNRIAEQLQKIVGEDYLFTPERPEYWAYTFGDATMYRSRPDYVVYPGSIQEIQAVVELAGRHKVKVVPGAGLTGLSGGALCDGGILLNPSRLRQVLDIDPITRTVVTQPGISCAELNRRLAPFGMVIPVAPASHEISTIGANIAESSGGTWGMSKGTFKNYLLALKAVDGKGRLFSAGHRCPKESTGPNIVGLMIGSEGTLGIIVEMTFRCDFLPEDTWTIRCSFRDESVLQQIHEAVAKARINLFSFEYMDTKMMACFGKQNMLLLFQTAGGPHEAKENAEKLVAVLKALDPLELRYTNDPKEADELYAERRSCLGAMAKFKREKPVIVQFDPVLPIAKFAAGVRKMRELAAREGLELIIYGHAGDGNLHPSFIVRDCQEDKEKAARVVREFDAWIEAEGGCFAGEHAIGNFLGRCEEQLSPDIVEYVKGIKKAFDPLGILNPGKVFDVQAPSLAVDPVLPQYQAIYELSKLCCKCHLCKNDSPRFKEVPFEHHTIRGRIAMIDAAARGKVSFAAIRPFVEEMRPWTTNMNCPTFMKEEMGKLIDLAIQAGRAA; this is translated from the coding sequence ATGATGAATCGCATCGCAGAGCAGTTGCAAAAGATTGTCGGCGAGGATTACCTCTTTACCCCGGAGCGGCCGGAGTACTGGGCCTACACCTTTGGCGATGCCACCATGTATCGCTCCCGCCCGGACTATGTGGTCTACCCCGGTTCAATCCAGGAGATCCAGGCGGTGGTAGAGCTCGCCGGGCGTCACAAGGTCAAGGTAGTACCCGGTGCCGGGCTCACCGGCCTGTCGGGGGGTGCCCTGTGCGATGGCGGCATCCTCCTCAACCCATCGCGCTTGCGCCAGGTGTTGGACATTGACCCCATCACCCGCACCGTGGTCACGCAGCCGGGCATCAGCTGCGCCGAGCTCAATCGCCGGTTAGCGCCCTTTGGCATGGTCATTCCGGTGGCGCCTGCCTCGCACGAGATTTCCACCATCGGCGCCAACATCGCCGAGTCATCAGGGGGCACTTGGGGCATGTCCAAAGGCACGTTCAAGAACTATCTCTTGGCGCTGAAGGCAGTGGACGGCAAAGGCCGCCTGTTCAGCGCCGGGCACCGCTGTCCCAAGGAGAGCACCGGCCCGAACATAGTGGGCCTGATGATCGGCTCCGAGGGGACGTTGGGCATCATCGTCGAGATGACCTTCCGCTGCGACTTTTTGCCTGAGGACACCTGGACCATCCGTTGCAGCTTCCGCGACGAGTCGGTGTTGCAACAGATTCACGAAGCGGTGGCTAAGGCGCGCATCAACCTCTTCTCCTTCGAGTACATGGACACGAAGATGATGGCCTGCTTTGGCAAACAGAACATGCTCCTCCTGTTCCAGACTGCCGGCGGACCGCATGAGGCCAAGGAGAACGCGGAAAAGTTAGTGGCCGTGCTCAAGGCCCTGGACCCGCTGGAGCTCCGCTACACCAACGACCCCAAGGAGGCAGACGAGCTCTATGCGGAGCGCCGGAGCTGCCTGGGGGCAATGGCCAAGTTCAAGCGCGAAAAGCCGGTGATCGTGCAGTTCGACCCGGTGCTGCCCATCGCCAAGTTTGCGGCGGGGGTACGCAAGATGCGGGAACTGGCCGCGCGCGAGGGGTTGGAACTCATCATCTACGGACACGCAGGCGACGGCAACCTGCATCCCAGCTTCATCGTGCGCGACTGCCAGGAGGATAAGGAGAAGGCGGCACGCGTGGTGCGCGAGTTCGACGCCTGGATCGAGGCAGAGGGCGGCTGTTTTGCCGGCGAACATGCCATCGGCAACTTCTTAGGCAGATGCGAGGAGCAGCTCAGCCCGGACATCGTGGAGTACGTCAAGGGCATCAAGAAGGCCTTTGACCCGCTGGGCATCCTCAATCCTGGCAAAGTCTTTGACGTGCAGGCGCCGAGCTTAGCGGTGGACCCGGTGCTGCCGCAGTACCAGGCCATCTACGAGCTCAGCAAGCTCTGCTGCAAGTGCCACCTGTGCAAGAACGACAGCCCGCGCTTCAAAGAGGTGCCGTTCGAGCACCACACCATCCGCGGGCGGATTGCCATGATCGACGCTGCGGCGCGCGGCAAGGTGTCGTTCGCGGCCATCAGGCCCTTTGTGGAGGAAATGCGCCCGTGGACGACCAACATGAACTGTCCCACCTTCATGAAGGAAGAAATGGGCAAGCTGATTGACTTGGCCATCCAGGCAGGGAGGGCGGCATGA
- a CDS encoding glycerate kinase, producing MKIVVAPDSFKGSLSALQICEAMERGIKRVLPKAEVVKIPMADGGEGTVQALVSSTGGHIEKVTVVGPLGEPVEAEYGILGDDQTAVIEMAAASGLPLVPVAKRNPVVTTTFGTGQLMRAALAHGCRQLIVGIGGSATTDCGTGMAQALGVRFYRSDGSEITDYMCGGLMAEVARIDLSGRLPELLQATVTVACDVDNPLLGPRGAVMTYSRQKGATDEQLALLEKNMTHFIGVAEQTIGRSVRDLPGAGAAGGLGAGLMAFANATLQPGVAIVLRASRFAERIKGAALILTGEGKVDFQTAYGKTISGVAAEAQRQGIPVIVLAGTVEDEAENLYERGVVSLFSICPGPMSLEEAMQQSATHVEKGAERIVRALKAVNLKD from the coding sequence ATGAAGATTGTCGTTGCCCCGGATTCGTTCAAAGGGAGCCTGTCGGCCCTGCAGATTTGCGAGGCCATGGAGCGCGGCATCAAGCGCGTGCTGCCGAAGGCAGAGGTCGTGAAGATCCCGATGGCCGACGGCGGGGAGGGCACCGTACAGGCTCTGGTCTCCTCCACCGGCGGGCACATTGAGAAGGTCACCGTGGTGGGGCCGTTGGGCGAGCCGGTGGAGGCGGAGTATGGCATCCTGGGCGATGACCAGACGGCGGTCATCGAAATGGCAGCTGCCTCTGGCCTGCCGCTGGTGCCGGTGGCGAAGAGGAATCCGGTGGTCACGACCACCTTTGGCACCGGGCAGCTCATGCGCGCGGCCTTGGCGCACGGCTGCCGGCAGCTCATCGTCGGCATAGGCGGCTCTGCCACCACCGACTGCGGCACAGGGATGGCGCAGGCGCTGGGCGTGCGCTTCTACCGCAGCGACGGCAGCGAAATCACCGACTATATGTGCGGCGGCCTCATGGCGGAAGTGGCGCGCATCGACCTTTCCGGCAGGCTGCCGGAGCTGCTCCAGGCCACCGTCACTGTGGCCTGCGATGTGGACAATCCCCTGCTCGGCCCGCGCGGTGCGGTCATGACCTATTCCCGGCAGAAAGGCGCCACCGACGAGCAGCTGGCCCTGCTGGAGAAGAACATGACCCACTTTATCGGCGTGGCGGAGCAGACGATCGGCCGTTCGGTGCGTGACCTGCCGGGTGCCGGTGCCGCCGGTGGACTGGGCGCGGGCTTGATGGCCTTCGCCAATGCTACCTTGCAGCCAGGCGTGGCCATTGTCCTGCGCGCCTCGCGCTTTGCCGAACGCATCAAGGGCGCTGCCCTCATTCTGACCGGCGAGGGCAAAGTCGACTTCCAGACCGCCTATGGCAAGACCATCAGCGGCGTGGCGGCAGAGGCGCAGAGGCAGGGGATCCCGGTGATCGTTTTGGCCGGAACGGTGGAAGACGAGGCGGAGAACTTGTACGAGCGGGGGGTGGTGTCGCTATTTTCCATCTGCCCGGGGCCAATGAGCTTGGAGGAAGCTATGCAGCAGTCGGCGACCCATGTGGAAAAGGGTGCCGAAAGAATCGTGCGTGCCCTCAAAGCAGTCAACCTCAAGGACTGA
- a CDS encoding aminotransferase class IV, with the protein MLVYYNGHYMQEEEVCLPPYERGFQFADGVYEVVRCYYGAFFQTEAHLERMARGLRELRIDAPDLGAFPQIMQRLVEENNHDEQQAIAYLQVTRGAYTPRRHWFPPPGTPPTVYISTSPFKPHWEEIEQGVKVILEDDIRWLRCDIKSIALLPNVLSRQRAIDQGAVEAIWARDGFMTEGTHCNVAFVKDGTLYTPPLSHLILPGVTRAVVLRLCQELGIPAKELPIPRAELAHFDEAMLIGTTVEITPIVRIDDLVVGEGRPGPVTRRLQEAFYAEVLPPAARP; encoded by the coding sequence ATGCTCGTCTACTACAATGGCCACTACATGCAGGAAGAAGAGGTGTGCCTGCCCCCTTATGAGCGGGGCTTTCAGTTTGCCGATGGCGTGTACGAGGTAGTCCGCTGCTACTACGGGGCCTTTTTTCAGACGGAGGCCCACCTCGAACGGATGGCGCGCGGGCTGCGTGAGCTGCGCATCGATGCGCCGGACCTTGGGGCTTTTCCACAGATCATGCAGCGGCTGGTGGAGGAGAACAACCACGACGAGCAGCAGGCGATTGCCTACCTGCAGGTGACCCGCGGGGCCTACACGCCACGGCGGCACTGGTTCCCGCCGCCGGGTACGCCCCCCACCGTCTACATCAGCACCTCGCCTTTCAAGCCGCACTGGGAGGAGATCGAACAGGGGGTGAAGGTGATTTTGGAAGACGATATCCGCTGGCTGCGCTGCGACATCAAGTCCATCGCCCTGCTGCCCAATGTGCTCTCCAGGCAGCGGGCAATTGACCAGGGGGCAGTGGAGGCCATCTGGGCGCGCGACGGCTTCATGACCGAGGGTACGCACTGCAACGTCGCCTTTGTCAAGGACGGCACCTTGTACACCCCGCCGCTCTCGCACCTGATCCTGCCTGGGGTAACGCGGGCGGTGGTTCTGCGCCTGTGCCAGGAGCTGGGCATCCCAGCCAAGGAACTGCCCATCCCGCGCGCTGAACTTGCGCACTTTGACGAGGCGATGCTCATCGGCACCACGGTGGAGATCACCCCCATCGTGCGCATCGACGACCTGGTGGTGGGCGAGGGCAGGCCCGGGCCGGTGACCCGCCGCCTACAGGAGGCCTTTTACGCCGAGGTGCTCCCGCCGGCGGCGAGGCCCTAG
- a CDS encoding lamin tail domain-containing protein has protein sequence MAESKFYRRFFVIGAFLILAASPGRSLGQVTVSEVMFDPATNEAHDEYVEIFNLSATDSVNLAGWAVGDSIELDKIIDAGWGLILRPRQFAVILDGSYFGNSTTYDGVIPAEALIVKIDDGAFGSGGWSNTIPEPVILTNARGDTVSRYRYTLDNPQGYSDEKIDLEAGDAPANWANSRVLGGTPGAPNSVSAGAIDLALKSVVWSPSRVRRGQSVQLTVVALNAGRKEIASCQIALYLDRDEDGFGREEELLEAPFVSPSLQPGDSAVARFTWHEVPAGVHQLLARVVGEGDSSAENDQQRVTLGVGVWPGEVVVNEVMYRPSAGEPEWVEILNRSPEVIDLRLWSLSDSRTATRVTVTSTKALLPPGGFALLAEDTLVRALFPTLSGPVFVPGRGWPALNNTSDAVVIWDAAGFSVDSLYYFASWGGETGVSIERVRPDWPTNSRKNWGPCRAPLGGTPNAPNSIRPRDKHVGLGSAGVQFEPPQPRYGQTVRASVWVYNHGMDTAESGMVAFYRDADYDLKPGAQELVGLSCPLAGLAGGDSLLCSVELGAAAPGLSRIIARLVEVADPDTSDDMAYGEYRVPFQSGDLIINEIMFQPQSGACEWIELFNPRDSGVDVYDWTVSDENVGTLVRLTDRHIVVPPGGYLVVAKDTTMKRDFPEFGGLLLTIGSKWPTLNNDADLVVVRDLTGATIDSVAYAASWGPVRTGVSLERVRAEEPSNLPSNWRAAVNARGGTPGLENSVSPLAVDVEVVAGSIQWAPFVPRAQGSVTIAAAVRNVGRQAVAGVEVSCYWDADGDSVLTAAERLDAPQVVGELASGAKQTLLFRWEGVPPGVHSIAVAASCPNDQRPDNDRRFAELVVAFPVGQVLVNEIMYAPFSGQSEWVELYNAGPSEVDLYGWGLGDATSGPRLFGTTHVRVPVGGFAVVAADSVVRFQYGQLPAPLLTVKQGWAALNNDQDEVRVYDPAGVVVDSVHYFSRWGMRTGVSLERVRYEWGSQDSANWRLSTAPEGATPGTENSVSPLTVDVGVAGAGLSFLPEQPRVGESVRLQAQVCNEGRAPAEHVRVEFFWDANRDTVFAPGERLGEPVDIAQLAPDECRSVEVEWREAPAGVMWIGVLVTCAGDMRPANNIAVAELMVGFARGTLVVNEIMYAPLSGMGEWVELYNRSEAAVNLEKWLFSDADLAKRRVVSSNLLLVPPGGFVLLAEDSSLAKAGELGESLLLVVPSWPALSATGDAVVVYDPQGTVIDSVAYDQSWGGDTGVSLERINPSLPSQLKSNWSSCVDKTGGTPGRANSVLTMVVPPRTTLSVSPSPFSPDGDGRDDFAVISFALPMTTAAVNVKIYDVTGRLIRFLASNQPVAASNAVVWDGRDDHGQQARIGVYIVYLEALNAAAGTVETARATVVLAGRL, from the coding sequence GTGGCTGAGTCAAAGTTTTATCGCCGCTTCTTCGTTATTGGAGCCTTCCTTATCTTGGCCGCAAGCCCAGGTCGCAGCCTGGGGCAGGTGACCGTGTCAGAGGTCATGTTCGATCCCGCCACCAACGAGGCCCACGACGAGTACGTGGAAATATTCAACCTCAGTGCGACGGATTCTGTGAACCTCGCCGGTTGGGCCGTTGGCGACAGCATCGAGTTGGACAAGATTATCGACGCAGGGTGGGGGCTCATCCTCCGGCCGCGGCAGTTCGCCGTCATCCTCGACGGCAGCTACTTCGGCAACTCCACCACCTACGACGGCGTCATCCCTGCCGAAGCATTGATTGTGAAAATTGACGACGGCGCCTTTGGCAGCGGCGGGTGGTCAAACACCATTCCCGAACCGGTGATTCTCACCAACGCCAGGGGCGACACGGTGAGCCGCTATCGCTACACCCTGGACAACCCTCAGGGGTACTCTGACGAGAAGATCGATCTCGAAGCCGGCGACGCACCTGCCAACTGGGCGAACAGCCGGGTGCTCGGGGGTACGCCTGGCGCGCCCAACAGCGTGAGCGCGGGAGCCATAGACCTGGCGCTCAAGAGCGTGGTCTGGTCGCCGTCTCGTGTCCGACGCGGCCAGAGCGTTCAGCTTACGGTGGTCGCGCTGAACGCCGGCCGCAAGGAAATCGCCAGCTGCCAGATTGCCCTGTACTTGGATCGCGACGAGGACGGTTTCGGCAGGGAAGAGGAACTCCTGGAAGCGCCGTTTGTCAGCCCCTCTCTGCAGCCAGGCGACAGTGCGGTGGCACGGTTCACCTGGCATGAGGTGCCGGCTGGAGTGCACCAGCTACTTGCGCGGGTGGTGGGCGAAGGCGACAGCTCCGCGGAGAACGACCAGCAGAGGGTGACCCTTGGCGTCGGCGTGTGGCCCGGCGAGGTGGTGGTCAACGAAGTCATGTACCGGCCAAGTGCAGGGGAGCCCGAGTGGGTGGAGATCCTAAACCGCAGCCCGGAGGTGATCGACCTGCGGCTGTGGTCGCTAAGCGATTCCCGCACTGCTACACGAGTTACGGTCACCAGCACAAAGGCGCTCCTCCCTCCTGGCGGCTTCGCCCTGCTCGCAGAGGACACCCTGGTTCGGGCGCTCTTTCCCACTTTGTCCGGCCCGGTGTTTGTGCCGGGACGGGGCTGGCCTGCTCTTAACAACACCAGCGATGCAGTGGTGATTTGGGATGCCGCAGGCTTTTCGGTGGACAGCCTGTACTACTTCGCCTCTTGGGGTGGCGAGACGGGCGTGTCCATAGAGCGGGTGAGGCCAGACTGGCCAACCAACAGTCGCAAGAACTGGGGTCCCTGCCGGGCGCCGTTGGGCGGTACGCCCAATGCCCCGAATAGCATCCGTCCGCGCGACAAGCATGTTGGACTTGGTTCTGCCGGGGTGCAGTTTGAGCCGCCACAGCCTCGCTATGGGCAAACGGTCCGCGCCTCGGTGTGGGTCTACAATCACGGCATGGATACGGCGGAGAGCGGCATGGTCGCCTTCTATCGCGACGCGGACTATGACCTCAAGCCCGGCGCGCAGGAGCTGGTGGGCCTCTCCTGTCCCTTGGCGGGCCTGGCAGGCGGCGACTCTTTGCTGTGCAGCGTCGAGCTGGGAGCCGCTGCCCCTGGGCTCAGCCGCATCATTGCTCGACTGGTTGAGGTGGCGGATCCTGACACCTCCGACGACATGGCGTACGGGGAGTATCGCGTGCCTTTCCAGAGCGGAGACCTCATCATCAATGAGATCATGTTCCAACCCCAGTCCGGCGCGTGCGAGTGGATAGAACTATTCAACCCTCGTGACAGCGGTGTGGACGTCTATGACTGGACGGTGAGCGACGAGAACGTCGGAACACTGGTGCGCCTCACCGACCGCCACATCGTGGTACCGCCAGGCGGGTACCTGGTCGTGGCCAAAGACACGACGATGAAGAGGGACTTTCCGGAATTTGGCGGCCTGTTGCTGACGATCGGCAGCAAATGGCCGACCCTCAACAACGACGCCGACCTGGTGGTTGTTCGCGATCTGACAGGGGCAACCATCGACAGCGTGGCTTATGCTGCTTCTTGGGGGCCGGTGCGAACAGGCGTGTCCCTGGAACGGGTGCGCGCGGAAGAGCCGTCCAACCTGCCCAGCAATTGGCGTGCTGCGGTGAACGCACGCGGCGGAACGCCAGGCCTGGAGAACAGCGTGAGTCCCCTGGCGGTGGACGTCGAGGTGGTGGCGGGGTCGATTCAGTGGGCGCCGTTTGTGCCTCGTGCGCAGGGATCGGTGACGATCGCTGCGGCAGTGCGCAATGTAGGCCGCCAGGCGGTGGCCGGCGTGGAGGTGAGCTGCTACTGGGACGCAGACGGCGACTCCGTGCTGACGGCTGCGGAACGGCTGGATGCGCCACAGGTGGTGGGCGAGTTGGCCAGTGGCGCGAAGCAGACCTTGCTCTTCCGCTGGGAAGGAGTGCCGCCAGGAGTGCACAGCATCGCAGTGGCGGCGAGCTGCCCAAATGACCAGCGGCCGGACAATGACCGCCGTTTCGCGGAATTGGTGGTGGCCTTTCCCGTGGGGCAGGTGCTGGTCAATGAGATTATGTACGCACCCTTCTCCGGGCAGAGTGAGTGGGTTGAGCTCTACAATGCCGGACCTAGCGAGGTGGACCTTTACGGCTGGGGACTGGGCGATGCCACTTCCGGTCCGCGGCTTTTCGGCACCACCCACGTGCGCGTGCCAGTGGGTGGTTTTGCGGTGGTCGCCGCCGATTCTGTAGTGCGCTTCCAGTACGGCCAGCTTCCTGCGCCCCTGCTGACAGTGAAGCAGGGGTGGGCCGCGCTCAACAATGACCAGGATGAGGTGCGGGTGTACGACCCCGCGGGCGTGGTGGTGGACAGCGTGCACTACTTTTCTCGCTGGGGGATGCGCACTGGCGTTTCCCTGGAGCGGGTGCGCTACGAGTGGGGCTCGCAGGACAGCGCCAACTGGCGGCTGAGCACTGCCCCCGAAGGAGCCACCCCTGGGACAGAAAACAGCGTGAGCCCCTTGACGGTGGACGTTGGTGTGGCTGGTGCCGGGCTTTCCTTCCTCCCCGAGCAACCTCGTGTTGGCGAAAGCGTGCGGCTTCAGGCCCAGGTGTGCAACGAAGGTCGGGCGCCCGCCGAGCACGTGCGGGTGGAGTTCTTCTGGGACGCCAACCGGGATACGGTATTTGCGCCGGGCGAGCGACTGGGGGAACCGGTCGACATAGCACAACTGGCCCCTGATGAGTGCCGGTCGGTGGAGGTGGAATGGCGCGAAGCCCCGGCTGGCGTCATGTGGATCGGCGTGCTGGTGACCTGTGCAGGCGACATGAGGCCGGCCAACAACATCGCCGTGGCTGAACTGATGGTGGGCTTTGCCAGGGGGACGCTGGTGGTCAACGAGATCATGTACGCGCCGCTCAGCGGCATGGGCGAGTGGGTGGAGCTGTACAATCGCAGCGAGGCGGCAGTAAACTTGGAGAAGTGGCTCTTCTCCGATGCGGACCTGGCCAAGCGCCGGGTGGTGAGCAGCAATCTCTTGCTCGTGCCGCCCGGCGGCTTTGTGCTGCTTGCCGAAGACTCTTCCTTAGCAAAGGCGGGCGAGCTCGGCGAAAGTCTGCTGCTGGTAGTACCCTCATGGCCTGCGCTCTCCGCGACTGGCGACGCCGTGGTCGTTTACGACCCCCAGGGCACGGTCATCGACAGTGTGGCCTACGACCAGAGCTGGGGCGGAGATACGGGCGTCTCGCTCGAAAGAATCAACCCAAGCCTGCCTTCGCAGCTGAAGTCCAATTGGAGCTCGTGCGTGGACAAGACCGGGGGGACGCCAGGCCGTGCCAACAGCGTCCTCACCATGGTGGTACCGCCGCGCACCACGCTCAGCGTCTCGCCCTCGCCCTTTTCGCCAGATGGCGACGGGCGCGACGACTTTGCCGTCATCTCGTTCGCCTTGCCGATGACCACGGCTGCCGTGAACGTCAAGATCTACGATGTCACCGGCCGCCTCATTCGCTTCTTAGCGAGCAACCAGCCGGTGGCCGCCTCCAATGCGGTGGTGTGGGACGGCAGGGACGATCATGGCCAGCAGGCACGTATCGGGGTGTACATCGTCTACCTGGAAGCGCTCAACGCCGCAGCCGGTACCGTGGAAACCGCCAGAGCCACGGTGGTTCTGGCTGGCCGACTGTAG
- a CDS encoding adenylosuccinate synthase, with protein sequence MSIQVIVGTQWGDEGKGKIVDLLAAEADIVARYNGGPNAGHTVVIDGQELVLHLIPCGILREDVTCVIGAGVVVDPIALQKEMALLRERGVRVEGRLWVSDRAHLILPHHLHYEQAREQASADHAIGTTRRGIGPAYADKMERIGLRAGDACQPDVLRRKLQALTAQKNRLLRSVLAAPEVPQESIDDYVVALRAMEAMTTDTTALLHRALVQGKRILAEGAQGTMLDIDHGTYPFVTSSSCVSGGASTGLGVPPTAITSVVGVTKAYTTRVGNGPLPTEFAEAEGQRLRDLGREYGATTGRPRRCGWLDLVAVSYAVRVNGVSELAITKLDVLDGMESIAVCTAYEIDGERTTDFPGDIARLSRARPVYTTMPGWRQPIGGVRNYRDLPKEAQQYVDFVEVQCGAPVRIVSVGPGREQTIFR encoded by the coding sequence ATGAGCATTCAGGTCATCGTCGGCACGCAGTGGGGAGATGAAGGAAAGGGCAAGATCGTCGACCTGCTGGCTGCCGAGGCCGACATCGTGGCTCGCTACAACGGCGGACCCAATGCAGGCCACACGGTGGTCATCGACGGGCAGGAGCTCGTTTTGCACCTCATCCCGTGTGGCATTCTCAGAGAAGACGTTACCTGCGTGATCGGCGCGGGCGTAGTCGTTGACCCCATTGCCTTGCAGAAGGAAATGGCTCTGCTCAGGGAGCGGGGCGTGCGCGTCGAGGGGAGGCTTTGGGTGAGCGATCGCGCCCATTTGATTCTTCCCCACCACCTGCACTATGAGCAGGCTCGGGAGCAGGCTTCTGCCGACCATGCCATCGGCACGACGCGGCGGGGGATTGGTCCGGCTTATGCCGACAAGATGGAGCGCATAGGCCTGCGCGCTGGCGACGCTTGTCAGCCGGACGTGCTTCGCCGCAAACTGCAGGCGCTCACCGCGCAGAAGAACCGTCTGTTGCGGAGCGTGCTGGCTGCGCCTGAGGTGCCGCAGGAGAGCATCGACGACTATGTGGTCGCCCTGCGCGCCATGGAAGCTATGACCACCGACACCACGGCCCTTCTGCATCGCGCGCTGGTTCAAGGGAAGAGGATTCTCGCCGAAGGCGCCCAGGGGACCATGCTGGACATTGACCACGGCACTTATCCGTTTGTGACGTCTTCGAGCTGCGTGAGTGGCGGAGCGAGCACTGGCTTGGGGGTCCCACCCACAGCCATCACCAGTGTTGTTGGCGTGACCAAGGCGTACACCACCCGCGTGGGCAACGGTCCACTGCCCACAGAATTTGCCGAAGCAGAAGGCCAGAGGCTGCGCGACTTGGGCAGGGAGTATGGGGCCACCACCGGTCGGCCGCGGCGCTGCGGGTGGCTGGACCTGGTGGCGGTGAGCTATGCGGTGCGGGTCAACGGCGTGTCGGAGCTGGCGATTACCAAGCTGGACGTCCTCGACGGCATGGAGAGCATCGCCGTGTGCACCGCCTACGAGATAGATGGCGAGCGGACCACTGACTTCCCAGGCGATATCGCGCGTTTGAGCAGGGCCCGGCCCGTCTACACGACAATGCCCGGGTGGCGGCAGCCCATCGGCGGGGTACGGAACTACCGCGACCTGCCCAAGGAGGCGCAGCAGTACGTCGATTTCGTCGAAGTGCAGTGCGGTGCCCCGGTGCGCATCGTCTCCGTGGGACCGGGACGCGAGCAGACGATTTTCCGCTGA
- a CDS encoding STAS domain-containing protein, translated as MTLTERQFGPVTVLSLAGKIMGGPDAGLLNEKVHELIDAGVRKVVADLAQVQWMNSSGLGLLISALSTLRNNGGELKLACVTPRIRSLMTITKLIHVFETFDSVEQAVESFA; from the coding sequence ATGACGCTCACCGAACGGCAGTTTGGCCCAGTGACGGTGCTCTCCTTGGCGGGCAAGATAATGGGAGGACCGGACGCAGGGCTCCTCAACGAGAAGGTCCACGAGCTGATCGACGCCGGCGTCAGGAAGGTAGTCGCCGACCTGGCCCAGGTGCAGTGGATGAACAGCTCCGGATTGGGCCTGCTGATCAGCGCGCTGAGTACGCTGCGTAACAACGGCGGCGAGCTGAAGTTGGCGTGCGTCACACCGCGCATACGCAGCCTGATGACCATCACCAAGCTGATCCACGTTTTTGAGACGTTCGATAGCGTCGAACAGGCAGTAGAGAGTTTCGCTTAG
- the secF gene encoding protein translocase subunit SecF: protein MQLFKQTSIDFLRMRKAAYTFSGVLILAGLISLIAHGGPRYGIDFRGGTSIVLEFKEQVSVGQVRASLAKIGFGTAEIKASTSLRGAGAGSDILIRVEQGELSGEQVAEKIKEQLAKDLPDKSYEVLSIESVGPKIGAELRRAATLAIFISLLLILIYISWRFEFRFAVGAVVALFHDVLITLGIFSLLNMEISLVVVAAFLTLVGYSLNDTIVVFDRIRENLKLMRRENIYTIVNTSINQSLSRTVITALTTLMVLVVLFFIGGRVIHGFAFALLIGITIGTYSSIFVASPIVVAWQGWLERRKLHREVARA, encoded by the coding sequence ATGCAACTCTTTAAGCAGACATCGATAGACTTCCTGCGCATGCGCAAGGCAGCTTACACCTTTTCTGGCGTGCTCATCCTGGCGGGGCTCATTTCCCTGATCGCCCACGGCGGACCCCGTTACGGCATCGATTTTCGCGGTGGCACGTCCATTGTGCTGGAATTCAAGGAACAGGTGAGCGTCGGCCAGGTGCGAGCCTCGTTGGCCAAGATCGGTTTTGGCACTGCAGAGATCAAGGCCTCCACTTCACTGCGGGGCGCCGGGGCTGGCAGCGATATCCTCATTCGCGTTGAACAGGGCGAGCTGAGCGGCGAACAAGTTGCCGAGAAAATCAAGGAGCAGCTGGCTAAGGACCTGCCCGACAAGAGCTACGAGGTACTGAGCATCGAATCCGTGGGTCCGAAGATCGGGGCAGAGTTGCGGCGTGCAGCCACCTTGGCCATTTTCATCTCGCTGTTGCTCATTCTCATCTACATCAGCTGGCGGTTCGAGTTCCGTTTTGCCGTGGGTGCGGTGGTGGCGCTGTTCCACGACGTGCTCATCACGCTGGGCATCTTCTCGTTGCTGAACATGGAAATCTCGCTGGTGGTGGTCGCGGCGTTCTTGACCCTGGTTGGTTACTCCCTGAATGACACGATTGTGGTCTTTGACCGGATACGGGAAAACCTCAAACTCATGCGGCGTGAGAACATCTACACCATCGTCAATACCAGCATCAACCAGTCCCTGAGTAGGACGGTGATCACCGCCCTCACGACGCTCATGGTGCTGGTCGTGCTCTTTTTCATCGGGGGTAGGGTCATCCATGGCTTCGCCTTTGCCCTGTTGATAGGAATCACCATTGGTACCTACTCGTCCATTTTCGTGGCCAGCCCTATTGTCGTGGCGTGGCAGGGATGGCTCGAACGCAGGAAGCTCCACCGCGAAGTGGCCCGAGCCTGA